A DNA window from Sphingopyxis macrogoltabida contains the following coding sequences:
- a CDS encoding NAD(P)/FAD-dependent oxidoreductase, translating into MQTADFLIVGGGIAGVSAAARLTAHGRTVLLEAESGFGYHSSGRSATYYHFGIGKSVVRGMTAFSRAHFETPSANGTALSRPSAALFIAPPEMLAGLDLLEAEMRPYSDRLERLDADAARDIVPVLRCGGDGIVAAVLDRAARRLDSEMLQQDYRAAIKQAGGQSIPGARVVAIAREGTNWVVTTATGDRFSAPILVNAAGAWCDEIARLAGVEPLGLQPLRRTIIAFDAPPDQQIGDWPFTKTAVDDFYMLPESGRLLACPVDEVPSEPTDAQPEEYDIALAAAKVEHYTSLAVRRLSHSWAGLRTFTHDRVPVAGFAPDTEGFFWLAGQGGYGLQTAPAMAAATESLITGGNWPAGLTDWGVDRADLAVERLQIAGN; encoded by the coding sequence TTGCAGACAGCCGATTTTCTGATCGTGGGCGGCGGCATCGCCGGCGTATCGGCAGCCGCGCGGCTTACCGCGCACGGACGGACCGTGCTGCTCGAAGCAGAGAGTGGCTTCGGCTATCATTCGAGCGGCCGCAGCGCGACCTATTATCATTTCGGCATCGGCAAATCGGTGGTGCGCGGCATGACGGCATTCAGCCGCGCGCATTTCGAAACCCCCAGCGCAAATGGCACCGCGCTGTCGCGCCCCTCCGCCGCGCTGTTCATCGCGCCGCCGGAGATGCTCGCGGGGCTCGATCTACTCGAAGCGGAAATGCGGCCCTATAGCGACCGGCTCGAGCGGCTCGACGCCGACGCCGCGCGCGACATCGTGCCGGTACTCCGCTGCGGCGGCGACGGGATCGTCGCCGCGGTGCTCGACCGCGCCGCGCGCCGCCTCGACAGCGAAATGCTGCAGCAGGATTATCGCGCGGCGATCAAGCAAGCGGGCGGCCAGTCGATCCCGGGTGCCCGCGTCGTTGCGATCGCGCGTGAAGGAACGAACTGGGTCGTGACCACGGCGACCGGCGACCGCTTCTCCGCACCGATCCTCGTCAACGCGGCGGGCGCCTGGTGCGACGAGATCGCGCGCCTCGCGGGCGTCGAGCCGCTCGGCCTTCAGCCGCTGCGCCGGACGATCATCGCCTTCGACGCCCCGCCGGATCAGCAGATCGGCGACTGGCCCTTCACCAAGACCGCGGTCGACGATTTCTACATGCTGCCCGAATCGGGTCGCCTGCTCGCCTGTCCCGTCGACGAAGTGCCGAGCGAGCCGACCGACGCCCAGCCGGAGGAATATGACATCGCCCTCGCCGCAGCGAAGGTCGAACATTATACCTCGCTCGCCGTCCGGCGGCTCAGTCATAGCTGGGCAGGGCTACGCACGTTCACGCATGATCGCGTTCCGGTCGCCGGCTTCGCGCCCGATACAGAGGGGTTTTTCTGGCTGGCCGGTCAGGGCGGATATGGCCTGCAGACCGCCCCCGCGATGGCCGCTGCGACGGAATCGCTGATCACCGGCGGCAACTGGCCCGCCGGCTTGACGGATTGGGGTGTCGATCGGGCCGATCTTGCGGTCGAACGGCTCCAGATCGCAGGAAATTAG
- a CDS encoding PIN-like domain-containing protein, whose product MRIRADEHVAEAIIKAVREIALRDGWSLDSVVSARQAGKSDVHWITEFMADGGDVILSADRDFLENPPQVDAVFRTGAKVIHLPPKWGQAKGTMQSAHILMWWARIEECIIAMKPRQCFRPPWNINETGELQPVAIDFQSAQKKLKKAVKKGKAG is encoded by the coding sequence TTGAGGATAAGGGCGGACGAGCACGTCGCTGAAGCGATAATCAAAGCGGTCCGCGAGATTGCGTTGCGGGACGGCTGGTCACTGGATTCCGTCGTGAGCGCGAGACAAGCCGGGAAGTCCGACGTACATTGGATCACAGAGTTTATGGCCGATGGCGGCGATGTGATCCTATCAGCCGACCGCGACTTTCTGGAAAATCCGCCTCAAGTCGATGCCGTCTTTCGGACTGGCGCAAAGGTCATCCATCTGCCGCCAAAATGGGGGCAGGCGAAAGGCACTATGCAATCTGCCCATATCCTCATGTGGTGGGCAAGGATTGAAGAATGCATCATCGCCATGAAGCCCCGGCAATGCTTTCGTCCGCCGTGGAACATCAATGAGACCGGAGAGCTACAGCCGGTTGCGATTGATTTTCAGTCGGCGCAAAAGAAGCTGAAAAAGGCAGTCAAGAAGGGCAAAGCTGGATAG
- a CDS encoding MerR family transcriptional regulator, with amino-acid sequence MGVMEAIDRDPLLAGFYSIGDATRLLGVSHAAKLRGWINGWPSSKSGPIVDRDFKKSPTVSFLDLMELRFIEYFRGQGVSMQTLRKAAELARKEWSVQHPFALSDVKYLTDRRRVIAQASEEVGDRPTWEMVTGQYLIWDAIEASIAKGVVFDPATHLASRWKPRPGDHPDIVLDPARAFGKPLVDSAGIPTDALFRQWKAEDGNFDRVARWFNVSRGQVEGAVRFELELAS; translated from the coding sequence ATGGGTGTAATGGAGGCCATTGACCGCGATCCGCTGCTTGCGGGCTTCTACAGCATCGGGGACGCCACCCGATTGCTGGGCGTATCCCATGCGGCCAAGCTGCGTGGGTGGATCAATGGCTGGCCAAGTAGCAAATCCGGGCCGATTGTGGATCGCGACTTCAAGAAGTCCCCGACGGTCAGTTTTCTGGACCTGATGGAACTGCGGTTCATTGAGTATTTTCGTGGCCAAGGCGTCTCGATGCAGACGCTTCGCAAGGCTGCCGAACTGGCGCGCAAGGAATGGAGTGTTCAGCATCCCTTCGCCCTGTCCGATGTGAAATATCTAACCGACCGTCGCCGCGTGATTGCTCAGGCTTCCGAGGAGGTTGGCGATCGACCAACTTGGGAAATGGTGACGGGTCAATATCTGATCTGGGATGCAATCGAAGCGTCTATTGCCAAGGGAGTTGTCTTTGATCCGGCGACGCATTTGGCATCGCGCTGGAAGCCTCGCCCGGGCGACCATCCCGATATTGTTCTCGATCCGGCGCGGGCATTCGGGAAGCCGCTAGTGGACAGTGCAGGCATCCCGACCGATGCCTTGTTTCGGCAATGGAAAGCGGAAGACGGCAACTTTGACAGAGTGGCGCGCTGGTTCAACGTGTCACGCGGTCAGGTTGAGGGGGCCGTGCGCTTTGAGCTTGAATTGGCAAGTTGA
- a CDS encoding helix-turn-helix domain-containing protein has product MKAYGTLPEAQQFTGMSRTRLYELLQKNKITARKAGRRTLISFADLEAYLASLPTYQAGA; this is encoded by the coding sequence ATGAAAGCATACGGCACTTTGCCCGAAGCTCAGCAATTCACGGGCATGTCGCGCACGCGGCTTTATGAATTGCTCCAGAAAAACAAGATTACGGCTCGGAAAGCCGGGCGGCGCACGTTGATCTCGTTTGCCGATCTCGAAGCCTACCTTGCCAGCCTCCCGACTTATCAGGCGGGAGCATGA
- a CDS encoding tyrosine-type recombinase/integrase: protein MPRKLSNVLTPLAVKNAKPGRHADGGGLHLLVKETGARSWVYRFMLKGKSRDIGLGAAGQGGISLADARTARDALRLKVKAGIDPLEERQREATDALAAAQAAAIAGVTFKAVAEAYIGANEASWRNDKHRQQWRNTLASYVYPVMGELPVADIATAHVLKILEPIWQDKPETASRIRGRIETVLDAAKARGYRDGENPARWRGHIAQILPPRSRLTRGHHKAMPYEAIPAFMARLREREAIAALALEFVILTATRTSEVLGATWAEVDLDKAIWTVPASRMKASKEHRIPLSPRAVEILEAVKPLGKANLFPADKGGKLSTMAMSMLLRRMKLECTVHGFRSGFRDWAAECTGYAHEVCEMALAHVIGNKSEAAYRRGDLFDKRRRLMADWASYCASDGAAGAKVSPIRGVA from the coding sequence ATGCCTCGCAAGCTCAGCAACGTGCTAACCCCTCTGGCGGTCAAGAATGCCAAGCCCGGACGCCATGCGGACGGGGGAGGGCTGCACTTGCTGGTGAAGGAAACCGGCGCTCGGTCATGGGTGTATCGCTTCATGCTCAAGGGCAAGTCGCGCGACATTGGCTTGGGCGCGGCTGGACAGGGCGGCATTTCCCTTGCCGATGCCCGGACGGCGCGCGATGCCCTGCGGCTCAAGGTGAAGGCCGGGATTGATCCTCTGGAGGAACGCCAGCGGGAAGCCACAGATGCGCTTGCGGCGGCTCAGGCGGCAGCGATAGCCGGGGTGACGTTCAAAGCCGTGGCAGAGGCTTATATCGGCGCAAATGAGGCAAGCTGGCGCAATGACAAGCACCGGCAGCAATGGCGCAACACGCTGGCAAGCTACGTCTATCCCGTCATGGGCGAATTGCCGGTTGCCGACATTGCCACGGCGCATGTGCTGAAAATCCTTGAGCCGATCTGGCAGGACAAGCCCGAAACTGCCAGCCGCATCCGGGGGCGGATAGAAACCGTGCTCGATGCCGCCAAGGCGCGCGGATACCGGGATGGCGAAAACCCTGCCCGCTGGCGCGGCCATATCGCGCAAATCCTGCCGCCCCGTTCCCGGCTCACGCGCGGGCATCACAAGGCCATGCCCTATGAGGCAATCCCGGCGTTCATGGCGAGGCTGCGCGAGCGGGAGGCGATAGCGGCGCTCGCGTTGGAGTTTGTCATTCTCACTGCAACGCGCACCAGCGAAGTGCTGGGGGCAACTTGGGCCGAAGTCGATTTGGACAAGGCAATCTGGACCGTGCCAGCGTCCCGCATGAAGGCGAGCAAGGAACATCGCATTCCCTTGTCGCCCCGCGCTGTCGAGATTCTGGAGGCCGTGAAACCGCTAGGTAAAGCGAACCTGTTTCCAGCCGACAAGGGCGGCAAGCTATCCACAATGGCCATGTCGATGCTGCTTCGCCGTATGAAGCTGGAATGCACCGTTCACGGCTTCCGCTCGGGCTTCCGCGATTGGGCAGCCGAATGCACCGGCTATGCCCACGAAGTCTGCGAAATGGCGCTGGCTCATGTGATCGGCAACAAGTCCGAAGCGGCTTACCGGCGCGGCGATCTATTCGACAAGCGGCGGCGGCTCATGGCCGATTGGGCATCCTATTGCGCCAGCGACGGCGCTGCTGGTGCGAAGGTTTCGCCAATCCGAGGAGTGGCATGA
- a CDS encoding tyrosine-type recombinase/integrase — MHRDASFGDTLSARFQSHSFPNRLRDPSVAAGLRCDSYPCASHMIQADIFANVGLNFMIRGMNSTSTGLSQPKSKQRRVSLGDGLMRLERPGGTSSWVCRVQSDGVRRDFGLGSCQKVSLAQARELAREIRSQVELGVDPQIERRKRQAVPTFKEAAAKTYEIHSKTWRNGKHHAQWMRTMELYAFPHIGKFKVDQITGPMIRDLLAEIWLAKPETARRVRQRIGAVLDWAYASGYRETDAPMRAITKGLPRQPRRDNHFAAMPYEDVPAFVQRLRERESFSRLALEFAIFTAARSGEVRGSTWVEFDLEKGLWKLSKDRMKAYREHVVPLTRRPLRIVERCARLRIKGCDLVFPGLRRNRPLSDQTLTKLLKEMGEPYTAHGFRSSFRDWVSEETNHPSDVAEAALAHTVANKVEAAYRRGNLLEKRRLMMEDWANYCDGRKR, encoded by the coding sequence ATGCATCGGGATGCTAGTTTTGGGGACACCCTGTCCGCCAGGTTTCAATCCCACTCTTTCCCGAACCGTCTCCGAGACCCCAGCGTAGCTGCGGGTTTGAGGTGCGATTCGTATCCCTGTGCGTCCCACATGATCCAGGCCGACATTTTTGCCAATGTGGGACTAAATTTTATGATCAGAGGGATGAACAGCACTTCGACAGGGCTCTCGCAGCCCAAGAGCAAACAGCGGCGAGTGAGTCTCGGCGACGGCCTTATGCGCCTCGAACGACCGGGAGGCACCAGCAGCTGGGTGTGCCGGGTCCAGAGCGATGGCGTGCGCCGCGACTTCGGCCTTGGCAGCTGCCAGAAAGTCAGCTTGGCGCAGGCGCGCGAACTCGCGCGGGAGATTCGCAGCCAGGTCGAGTTGGGCGTTGACCCGCAAATAGAGAGGCGCAAGCGGCAGGCAGTGCCGACCTTCAAGGAGGCCGCCGCCAAGACTTACGAGATACATTCAAAGACGTGGCGCAACGGCAAGCATCATGCGCAATGGATGCGCACAATGGAGCTTTACGCCTTCCCGCACATCGGAAAGTTCAAAGTCGATCAGATCACCGGCCCGATGATCCGCGACCTGCTCGCGGAAATCTGGCTGGCCAAGCCAGAGACGGCGCGCCGCGTCCGCCAGCGGATCGGCGCTGTCCTCGATTGGGCCTATGCCTCGGGCTACCGCGAAACCGATGCGCCGATGCGCGCGATCACCAAAGGCCTGCCTCGCCAGCCGCGTCGCGACAATCATTTCGCGGCCATGCCCTATGAAGATGTGCCTGCCTTCGTGCAGCGTCTCCGCGAGCGAGAATCGTTCAGCCGCCTCGCGCTCGAATTTGCGATCTTCACCGCCGCCCGGTCCGGCGAGGTTCGTGGCTCGACGTGGGTAGAGTTCGACCTCGAAAAGGGGCTGTGGAAGCTCTCCAAAGACCGCATGAAGGCATATCGGGAGCATGTCGTCCCCCTCACCCGCCGACCGCTGCGCATCGTCGAGCGGTGCGCGCGGTTGCGGATCAAGGGCTGCGACCTTGTCTTTCCCGGCCTGCGGCGCAATCGACCTCTGTCGGATCAGACGCTGACCAAACTGCTCAAGGAAATGGGCGAGCCTTACACGGCGCATGGCTTTCGCTCGTCGTTCCGCGATTGGGTGAGCGAGGAAACCAACCATCCGAGCGACGTCGCTGAAGCCGCCCTCGCCCATACTGTCGCCAACAAGGTTGAGGCCGCATACCGGCGCGGCAATCTTCTCGAAAAGCGCCGCCTGATGATGGAGGATTGGGCGAACTATTGCGATGGGAGGAAGCGGTGA
- a CDS encoding sigma factor-like helix-turn-helix DNA-binding protein, whose protein sequence is MSRYTRARRHLLRKYERAVDRIDEEDREIFLGHRVEELNYRELAERHGVSVAEVEQAMIRSLRVIAQSVDGKNRRWWQFWRR, encoded by the coding sequence GTGAGCCGCTACACCCGCGCGCGGCGTCACCTGCTCCGCAAATATGAGCGCGCCGTCGATCGGATCGACGAGGAGGATCGTGAGATCTTCCTTGGCCACCGCGTCGAGGAGCTGAACTATCGCGAGCTTGCTGAGCGCCATGGCGTCAGCGTTGCCGAGGTCGAACAGGCGATGATCCGCAGTTTGCGGGTCATCGCCCAGTCGGTCGATGGAAAGAACCGTAGGTGGTGGCAATTCTGGCGGCGATGA
- a CDS encoding HEPN domain-containing protein — protein sequence MKTDLDHLPANKQRELERVKAIIFEEFEDALALGTMSWKKKGRIDKIILYGSYARGGWVDEPHTAKGYRSDFDLLIIVNDKRLTEKVDFWGKLEDRLIRELAIDKTLKTPVNFIVHTLQEVNDGLAHGRYFFMDVARDGIALYEYDDKPLHTPKPKTPEQALAMAREYFDEWYPSAGEFFDDFRSNTERGRYKKAAFELHQGVERLYHCVLLVCTFYTPHVHNLAFLRTQAERIDMRLVDAWPRERREDRARFEKLKEAYVKARYSKHYRITEEELTWLGGCVEELGRAVHAICGERLAELEKMASAPV from the coding sequence ATGAAAACCGACCTCGACCATCTTCCGGCCAACAAGCAGCGCGAGCTGGAACGCGTAAAGGCAATCATCTTCGAAGAGTTCGAGGATGCGCTGGCGCTCGGCACGATGAGCTGGAAGAAGAAGGGCCGGATCGACAAGATCATCCTCTATGGCAGCTATGCGCGCGGCGGCTGGGTTGATGAGCCGCACACCGCCAAGGGCTATCGCTCGGACTTCGACCTTCTCATTATTGTCAACGACAAGCGGCTGACCGAGAAGGTTGATTTCTGGGGTAAGCTTGAGGACCGGCTTATCCGAGAACTGGCGATCGACAAGACGCTCAAGACGCCGGTCAATTTCATCGTGCACACCTTACAGGAGGTGAACGACGGGCTCGCTCATGGGCGCTATTTCTTCATGGACGTCGCGCGCGACGGGATCGCGCTCTACGAGTATGATGACAAGCCGCTCCACACCCCCAAGCCCAAGACGCCTGAGCAGGCGCTTGCGATGGCTCGGGAGTATTTTGACGAGTGGTATCCGAGCGCAGGGGAATTCTTCGACGATTTTCGCTCAAACACGGAGCGGGGTCGATACAAGAAGGCCGCGTTTGAGCTCCACCAAGGCGTCGAGCGCCTGTACCACTGCGTCCTCTTGGTCTGCACATTCTACACGCCGCACGTTCACAATCTCGCCTTCCTGCGCACGCAGGCTGAACGGATCGACATGCGGTTGGTCGATGCTTGGCCGCGCGAGCGCCGCGAAGATCGGGCGCGGTTTGAGAAGCTCAAGGAGGCCTATGTGAAGGCCCGCTATTCGAAGCACTACCGCATCACCGAAGAAGAGCTGACGTGGCTCGGTGGCTGCGTCGAGGAACTCGGTCGCGCGGTCCACGCAATCTGCGGAGAGCGCCTCGCCGAACTTGAAAAAATGGCTTCCGCGCCCGTTTGA
- a CDS encoding IS110 family RNA-guided transposase → MSKRLWVGLDAGVYATSVCVLNSAGEPIQQGDLPTSVEAIDAFIRPLRRGNIEVIAMESGSSSIYLARGLERLKYSVAVFDARQISAFLGLKQNKTDRNDARAIADVARSGRSAVSEVLVKSVECQRIRSMLANRKQMLRMRIASEAAIGAQFNLYGGKLAKCHSAATLRRKANLEMDRLRKEQKIDLRPDIEPVLSICAGLRDYVQHLDRKFADMAVNIDICRRFMEIPGVGPLTALSFYSAICDPDRFARCIDVGPYLGLVPRVRQSGGTVARFRISKMGNTMTRQHLVTAAMHLLRARSTDSSLKRWGLNLRERRGGGRANTAVARKLSIVMLAMWKGRVRQGGVISAVAVGHRQAALAVMCRG, encoded by the coding sequence ATGAGCAAGCGGCTATGGGTGGGTCTCGACGCAGGCGTGTATGCGACATCAGTCTGTGTGCTAAATTCAGCCGGGGAACCAATCCAGCAAGGCGATCTTCCGACGTCCGTCGAGGCAATCGATGCCTTTATCCGCCCTCTCCGGCGCGGGAACATAGAGGTCATTGCCATGGAGTCGGGCTCCTCCAGCATCTATTTGGCGCGCGGACTTGAACGCTTGAAATATTCCGTGGCCGTTTTCGATGCCCGGCAAATTTCCGCCTTTCTAGGCCTGAAGCAGAACAAAACGGATCGCAATGACGCTCGGGCAATAGCGGATGTCGCGCGAAGCGGACGATCAGCAGTGTCGGAAGTGTTGGTAAAGAGCGTGGAATGCCAACGCATCCGATCCATGCTGGCAAACAGGAAACAGATGCTTCGAATGAGAATTGCGAGCGAAGCCGCGATCGGAGCACAATTCAATCTTTATGGCGGCAAACTGGCCAAGTGCCATTCTGCGGCAACGCTGCGTCGTAAAGCAAATTTAGAAATGGATAGATTACGCAAAGAGCAAAAGATCGACTTGCGACCAGATATAGAACCCGTTCTCTCCATTTGCGCAGGGCTGCGAGATTATGTTCAGCACCTGGATCGCAAATTTGCGGATATGGCGGTCAACATCGATATCTGCCGCCGCTTCATGGAAATACCTGGCGTTGGTCCGCTTACCGCGCTCTCTTTCTACAGCGCCATCTGCGATCCTGACCGGTTTGCTAGATGCATCGACGTTGGACCCTATTTGGGGCTTGTACCCCGTGTCCGACAGTCTGGCGGCACAGTCGCGCGATTCCGGATCAGCAAAATGGGTAACACGATGACCCGCCAACACTTGGTTACAGCCGCGATGCATCTGCTTCGCGCGCGCTCGACTGACAGCAGTTTGAAGCGTTGGGGTCTCAACCTTCGGGAGCGTAGGGGTGGAGGACGCGCTAATACTGCAGTGGCTCGAAAGCTATCTATCGTCATGTTGGCGATGTGGAAGGGTCGCGTCCGTCAAGGTGGTGTAATTTCGGCTGTGGCCGTGGGCCATCGTCAGGCGGCTTTGGCGGTGATGTGTAGGGGCTGA
- a CDS encoding IS256-like element ISSpma2 family transposase: MTEDRLLIEELAAKGGQPDFLRTIAENVLQLIMEADVDGLIGAGRHERSSERATWRNGYRDRSLDTRVGTLNLKIPKLRAGSYFPGFLEPRKMVEKALVAVIQEAWIGGVSTRRVDELVQAMGMTGISKSTVSKLCKDIDERVHAFLKRPLTGEWPYLWLDATYLKVREGGRIISVAAIIAMAVNTEGRREIVGLHIGPSEAEVFWSDFLKDLVRRGLTGVKLVISDAHEGLKGAITRVMGATWQRCRVHFMRNALSYVPKGQNTVVAAAIRQVFLQPDQKSATQVWRQVADQLRTRWPKLGACMDEAETDVLAYTGFPTQHRTKLHSTNPLERLNKEVKRRADVVGIFPNEDSIIRLVGAVLMEQNDEWQLQHRYMQIEGMAELNQPMIEEENQPLHITAKAA; encoded by the coding sequence ATGACCGAGGACAGATTACTGATCGAAGAGCTTGCTGCGAAGGGCGGCCAACCGGATTTTTTGCGCACCATCGCCGAGAACGTGCTGCAGCTGATCATGGAGGCCGACGTTGATGGCCTGATCGGCGCGGGTCGCCACGAACGCAGCAGCGAGCGCGCGACCTGGCGCAACGGCTATCGCGACCGTTCGCTGGATACCCGGGTAGGCACGCTGAACCTGAAAATCCCCAAGCTGCGTGCTGGGTCCTACTTTCCGGGCTTCCTTGAGCCCCGCAAGATGGTCGAGAAAGCGCTGGTTGCGGTGATCCAGGAAGCGTGGATCGGCGGGGTCAGCACCCGGCGGGTCGATGAACTCGTCCAGGCCATGGGCATGACCGGCATCTCCAAGTCCACCGTCTCCAAGCTTTGCAAGGACATTGACGAGCGCGTCCATGCCTTTCTGAAACGCCCGCTCACCGGCGAATGGCCGTATCTCTGGCTCGATGCCACCTATCTCAAGGTACGCGAAGGCGGGCGGATCATCAGCGTTGCCGCAATAATCGCCATGGCCGTCAACACCGAGGGCCGGCGCGAGATCGTCGGCCTGCATATCGGCCCCTCGGAAGCGGAGGTCTTCTGGTCCGACTTCCTGAAGGACCTTGTTCGGCGCGGTCTTACCGGCGTGAAGCTGGTCATCTCCGATGCTCACGAGGGCCTCAAGGGCGCGATCACCCGCGTCATGGGCGCCACCTGGCAGCGCTGCCGGGTGCACTTCATGCGCAATGCCCTGTCCTATGTGCCCAAGGGCCAGAACACTGTCGTCGCCGCCGCGATCCGCCAGGTCTTCCTGCAGCCCGATCAGAAAAGCGCAACGCAGGTCTGGCGACAGGTCGCCGACCAGTTGCGCACCCGTTGGCCCAAGCTCGGCGCCTGCATGGACGAGGCCGAAACCGACGTGCTCGCCTACACCGGCTTTCCCACCCAGCACCGCACGAAGTTACACTCAACCAATCCGCTCGAGCGGCTCAACAAGGAGGTCAAGCGCCGCGCCGACGTCGTCGGAATCTTCCCGAACGAAGACAGCATCATCCGCCTCGTCGGGGCTGTGCTGATGGAGCAGAACGACGAGTGGCAGCTCCAGCACCGATACATGCAGATCGAAGGCATGGCCGAACTCAACCAACCCATGATCGAGGAGGAAAATCAGCCCCTACACATCACCGCCAAAGCCGCCTGA
- a CDS encoding zeta toxin family protein: MTQLSAAVEQILDAQKRTKKPLAIILAGHNGSGKSTMWRKSLSGQLQIPLLNADRMMLSILPEADSSGALVDWAQALRDTDLGWMQVAQSGVKAFAAHAMAAKVPFAMETVFSHWDIQEDGTVKSKIDLITDLQDAGYFVLLLFVGLANVDLSVLRVMSRVADNGHNVPQDKLVQRFPRTQLAIREAAKVADATIFTDNSRDEKRAFTVSRVQLGEEAIFDLRAEGRIVAPVILEWLEKVSPVDVP, translated from the coding sequence GTGACCCAGCTTAGCGCCGCGGTCGAGCAAATCCTCGACGCCCAAAAGCGAACGAAGAAGCCGCTGGCGATTATCTTGGCGGGCCACAATGGTTCCGGAAAATCGACCATGTGGCGCAAATCGCTTTCGGGGCAATTGCAAATCCCTCTTCTCAACGCCGACCGCATGATGCTGTCGATTCTTCCAGAGGCGGACAGCAGTGGCGCGCTTGTCGATTGGGCTCAGGCTCTGCGCGACACCGATCTTGGTTGGATGCAGGTTGCACAGTCCGGCGTGAAGGCCTTTGCGGCGCATGCCATGGCGGCGAAGGTACCATTTGCTATGGAGACAGTCTTTTCTCACTGGGATATCCAGGAGGATGGCACTGTTAAATCTAAGATCGACCTAATCACCGACTTGCAGGATGCCGGTTACTTCGTCTTGCTGTTATTTGTGGGTCTTGCAAATGTAGATCTGTCCGTTCTGCGTGTGATGTCGAGAGTAGCGGATAATGGGCACAACGTGCCGCAGGACAAATTGGTCCAGAGGTTTCCTCGGACGCAGCTCGCCATTCGTGAAGCCGCGAAGGTCGCGGACGCGACAATCTTCACCGACAATAGCAGAGACGAGAAGCGGGCCTTTACCGTATCTCGCGTTCAACTGGGCGAGGAGGCGATCTTTGACTTGCGCGCGGAAGGTCGCATTGTTGCGCCCGTCATTTTGGAATGGCTCGAGAAAGTCAGTCCGGTCGATGTCCCCTAG
- a CDS encoding IS3-like element ISSpma1 family transposase (programmed frameshift) — translation MPSKKHKPEEIIGKLREVEIVLAQGASTAEACRRIAVSEQTYYRWRKEYGGLKTDQARRMKDLEKENQRLRRAISDLTLDKLILQEAAPGKLLSPARRRRCIDQVRRDLPVRVSERRICRVLGQHRSTQRKMPRGADDEQALTEDIIALAKQYGRYGYRRVTALLCHAGWTVNHKRVERIWRREGLKVPQRQPKRGRLWLNDGSCIRLRPEYPGHVWAYDFVEGRTHDGRKFRILTIIDEASRECLALIVARQLKHEDVLAALADLFISRGPPAHIRSDNGSEFIATAVQKWLGQIGVKTLYIAPGSPWENGYNESFNGSLRDELLNGEIFYSLAEARVLIEAWRRHYNTVRPHSSLGYRPPAPETATPPYPASGSASLHLRPDMAAMSLMH, via the exons ATGCCGAGCAAGAAGCACAAGCCGGAAGAGATCATCGGCAAGCTGCGTGAAGTTGAGATTGTGCTGGCGCAGGGAGCGAGCACGGCTGAAGCCTGTCGCCGGATCGCGGTCAGCGAGCAGACCTATTATCGGTGGCGCAAGGAGTATGGCGGCCTGAAGACCGACCAGGCGCGGCGGATGAAGGATCTGGAGAAGGAGAACCAGCGGCTGCGCCGGGCGATCTCGGACCTGACCTTGGACAAGCTGATCTTGCAGGAGGCTGCAC CGGGGAAACTTCTGAGCCCCGCGCGGCGGCGGCGCTGCATCGATCAGGTACGACGGGATCTGCCAGTCCGGGTATCCGAGCGACGGATATGCCGGGTGCTGGGTCAGCATCGATCGACGCAGCGCAAGATGCCGCGCGGGGCGGATGACGAACAGGCACTGACCGAGGACATCATTGCATTGGCGAAGCAATATGGTCGTTACGGCTACCGCCGGGTCACGGCGTTGCTGTGCCATGCGGGATGGACGGTGAACCATAAACGTGTCGAGCGGATATGGCGGCGTGAAGGACTGAAAGTCCCGCAGCGCCAGCCAAAGCGCGGGCGTCTATGGCTCAATGACGGATCGTGCATCCGGCTACGCCCCGAATATCCGGGGCATGTCTGGGCCTACGATTTCGTCGAGGGGCGGACGCATGACGGTCGCAAGTTCCGCATCCTCACGATCATCGACGAGGCCAGCAGGGAATGCCTGGCGCTCATCGTTGCACGGCAACTCAAGCATGAGGATGTTCTGGCGGCCCTGGCCGACCTGTTCATCTCGCGTGGGCCGCCAGCGCATATACGATCCGATAATGGTAGCGAGTTTATCGCGACCGCCGTCCAGAAATGGCTGGGGCAGATCGGCGTAAAGACCCTCTATATCGCGCCGGGATCACCATGGGAAAATGGCTATAACGAAAGCTTCAACGGGTCGCTTCGCGACGAACTGCTCAATGGCGAGATCTTCTACAGCCTCGCCGAGGCCAGGGTGCTGATCGAGGCATGGCGGCGGCATTACAACACCGTCCGCCCGCATAGCAGCTTGGGCTACCGGCCACCGGCACCGGAAACGGCGACACCGCCATATCCGGCCTCCGGTTCCGCTTCGCTCCACCTCCGTCCGGATATGGCGGCGATGAGCTTAATGCACTAA